The proteins below are encoded in one region of Pomacea canaliculata isolate SZHN2017 linkage group LG7, ASM307304v1, whole genome shotgun sequence:
- the LOC112568421 gene encoding UDP-glucuronosyltransferase 1-5-like, with protein MRQFLLWTVCLVLLPLCVGGKRVVFMPFPFTSHTNYHTNVARTLARQGHEVWLTMPDYIVNRRVLDTTNLTVIEYQTLKNFEEIITAAFPGNYFKGLSEDLSVLMSIGLQFCDTLLTNASFFQKVKELRPDLFVFDNIRLINMMTIISYRLGVPFAFLGAFYDPSYQRIPLQPCNIPGPIFSYNHHMSFLQRVLNTVIHVFSSAVDGYSHNDAVSRYAPEMPFLTIDMLVARAEIWLVETDHILDYPRPSMPNVKLIGGTVTGPGKPLPPQFKSFMDDAREGVVIVSFGSYILSPPEPITQKIMNVLKDLPFKSVFRSNISSPNSKKILTSSWIPQE; from the coding sequence ATGAGACAATTCCTGCTTTGGACAGTCTGCCTCGTGTTGCTGCccctgtgtgtggggggtaagagagttgtcttcatgcCCTTCCCCTTCACCAGCCACACCAACTACCACACGAACGTAGCGCGGACCCTCGCTcggcaaggtcacgaggtgtggttgaccatgcccgactacatcgtcaacagacgggtgttggacacgactaacttgactgtcatcgaGTACCAGACATTGAAAAACTTTGAGGAGATTATAACTGCCGCTTTCCCCGGcaactattttaaaggattgtctGAGGATTTGAGTGTGCTTATGTCTATtggcttacaattttgtgatactcttcttacGAACGCTTCTTTTTTCCAGAAGGTTAAAGAACTGCGTCCGGATCTTTTCGTTTTTGACAATATACGACTCATAaacatgatgacgataatatcatATAGACTTGGGgtgccttttgcttttcttggagCATTTTACGACCCGAGCTACCAGCGAATCCCTTTACAGCCTTGCAACATACCAGGTCCAATTTTTAGCTACAACCATCATATGAGTTTTCTTCAGCGAGTTTTAAACACTGTAATTCATGTTTTTTCCTCTGCGGTGGACGGATATTCCCACAATGATgcagtcagtcgctatgcaccagaaatgcctttccttactatagacatgcttgtagcaagagctgagatctggCTGGTTGAGACGGACCACATCCTAGACTACCCGAGACCATCGATGCCCAATGTCAAACTAATAGGAGGAACAGTTACAGGTCCTGGAAAACCATTGCCACCgcagtttaaatcttttatggatgatGCAAGAGAAGGAGTAGTTATCGTATCGTTTGGTAGTTATATACTCAGTCCACCAGAACcaatcacacaaaaaatcatGAATGTGTTGAaagatttaccttttaaatccgttttccgttccaacatttcgtcaccaaactcaaagaagatcctgacgtcgtcatggatacctcaAGAATGA